One genomic segment of Lysobacter sp. 5GHs7-4 includes these proteins:
- the greA gene encoding transcription elongation factor GreA, translating to MRAPITVKGAQRLRAELEELKSVKRPAVINAIAEARAHGDLKENAEYHAAREQQSFIEGRIKQLESELSHAQLIDVATLNAGSKIVFGATVELADVETDEERTYQIVGDLEADIKQGLIAISSPVARALIGKHEGDSVVIEAPGGTHEYEIVGVSYAG from the coding sequence ATGAGAGCACCGATCACGGTGAAGGGCGCGCAGCGCCTGCGCGCGGAACTGGAAGAGCTGAAGTCGGTCAAGCGGCCGGCCGTGATCAATGCGATCGCCGAAGCGCGCGCGCACGGCGACCTCAAGGAGAACGCCGAGTACCACGCCGCGCGCGAGCAGCAGAGCTTCATCGAGGGCCGCATCAAGCAGCTCGAGTCCGAGCTCTCGCACGCCCAGCTGATCGACGTGGCCACGCTCAACGCCGGTTCCAAGATCGTGTTCGGCGCCACCGTCGAGCTGGCCGACGTGGAGACCGACGAGGAACGCACCTACCAGATCGTCGGCGACCTGGAAGCGGACATCAAACAGGGCCTGATCGCGATTTCCTCGCCGGTCGCGCGCGCCCTGATCGGCAAGCACGAGGGCGACAGCGTCGTCATCGAGGCGCCCGGCGGTACCCACGAGTACGAGATCGTGGGCGTCAGTTACGCCGGCTGA
- the recJ gene encoding single-stranded-DNA-specific exonuclease RecJ, whose translation MNEAARLRRREIADPGAWPDSVPPLLQRVYAARGAIAIEQAQPRLAQLLPPDGLSGLEAATALLADAIAQDRHIVVVGDFDCDGATACAVGVRGLRMLGARRVSHAVPNRIVHGYGLSPALVEELAALQPDLLVTVDHGIACHAGIAAAKARGWQVLVTDHHLPGEQLPPADAIVDPNLPGDAFPSKALAGVGVMFYVLLALRRALREQGRCEGNGPDLQVLLDLVAVGTVADLVPLDANNRALVAAGLRRLRAGQGGAGLRALIEVSQRDARRLTASDIGYALAPRLNAAGRLEDMALGIECLLTENEAQAREIAYSLNEINAERRAVQQQMTDEAAAAFAKVALDALRAPLAVCLFDEDWHPGVVGLVASKMKERLHRPVIAFAPAEPGSDALRGSARSIPGFHIRDALADVAARHPELIERFGGHAMAAGLSLRRESLDAFRAAFERCAGALLTPELLQADVLSDGELGAGEFDRVSAEVLRDGGPWGQGFPEPQFDGEFPVLGWRVVGERHLKLELGHQGRRLNAIEFGGWHGDPPPARVRIAYRLEPDDYRGGDAVQLVVTHREPA comes from the coding sequence ATGAACGAAGCCGCCCGCCTGCGCCGGCGCGAGATCGCCGATCCCGGCGCCTGGCCCGACAGCGTGCCGCCGCTGCTGCAGCGCGTGTACGCCGCGCGCGGCGCGATCGCGATCGAGCAGGCGCAACCGCGCCTGGCGCAGCTGTTGCCGCCCGACGGCCTGAGCGGGCTGGAGGCCGCCACCGCCTTGCTCGCCGACGCCATCGCACAGGACCGTCACATCGTCGTGGTCGGCGATTTCGACTGCGACGGCGCCACTGCCTGCGCGGTCGGCGTGCGCGGGCTGCGCATGCTCGGCGCGCGCCGGGTCTCGCACGCGGTGCCCAACCGCATCGTGCACGGCTACGGCCTGTCGCCGGCGCTGGTCGAGGAACTGGCCGCGCTGCAACCCGATCTGCTGGTCACCGTCGATCACGGCATCGCCTGCCACGCCGGCATCGCCGCGGCCAAGGCGCGCGGCTGGCAGGTGCTGGTCACCGATCACCATCTGCCCGGCGAGCAGCTGCCGCCCGCCGACGCCATCGTCGATCCCAACCTGCCCGGCGATGCCTTCCCCAGCAAGGCGCTGGCCGGCGTCGGGGTGATGTTCTACGTGCTGCTGGCGCTGCGGCGTGCGTTGCGCGAGCAGGGCCGCTGCGAGGGCAACGGCCCCGACCTGCAAGTGCTGCTGGACCTGGTCGCGGTCGGCACCGTCGCCGACCTGGTGCCGCTGGACGCCAACAACCGCGCCCTGGTCGCCGCCGGCCTGCGCCGGCTGCGCGCGGGGCAGGGCGGCGCCGGCCTGCGCGCGCTGATCGAAGTCTCGCAGCGCGACGCGCGCCGCCTCACCGCCAGCGACATCGGCTACGCGCTGGCGCCGCGCCTCAACGCCGCCGGCCGGCTCGAGGACATGGCGTTGGGCATCGAATGCCTGCTGACCGAGAACGAAGCGCAGGCGCGCGAGATCGCCTACAGCCTCAACGAGATCAATGCCGAACGGCGCGCGGTGCAGCAGCAGATGACCGACGAGGCCGCGGCCGCGTTCGCCAAGGTCGCGCTGGATGCGCTGCGCGCGCCGCTGGCGGTGTGCCTGTTCGACGAGGACTGGCATCCGGGCGTGGTCGGCCTGGTCGCATCCAAGATGAAGGAGCGCCTGCACCGCCCGGTGATCGCGTTCGCGCCGGCCGAGCCCGGCAGCGACGCGTTGCGCGGTTCGGCGCGTTCGATTCCCGGCTTCCATATCCGCGACGCCCTGGCCGATGTCGCCGCGCGCCATCCCGAGCTGATCGAGCGCTTCGGCGGGCACGCCATGGCCGCCGGTTTGTCGCTGCGCCGCGAATCGCTGGACGCGTTCCGCGCCGCCTTCGAGCGTTGCGCCGGCGCGCTGCTGACGCCGGAGCTGCTGCAGGCCGACGTGCTCAGCGACGGCGAACTGGGCGCGGGCGAGTTCGACCGCGTCAGCGCCGAGGTGCTGCGCGACGGCGGCCCGTGGGGCCAAGGCTTTCCGGAGCCGCAGTTCGACGGCGAGTTCCCGGTGCTGGGCTGGCGCGTGGTCGGCGAACGCCACCTCAAGCTCGAGCTCGGTCACCAGGGCCGGCGCTTGAACGCGATCGAGTTCGGCGGTTGGCACGGCGATCCGCCGCCGGCGCGGG
- a CDS encoding phosphoglycerate mutase, with amino-acid sequence MTAATATLLLPQRERYGGQRLSEDLGRRLARADRVAREGDPLTRVLDILPRGWPVAAATRQRDAGDAAHAAWLRADPAYVRPDINGARLLAYGEALGLDEAEAGEFLRSLKPAFGDAGFPIDAPHPARWYLRLPQGAKLPQFASPETALGADLFEHLPDAADNSPEGRRWRSLLSEAQVILHNHPRNAQRVAAGRAPVNSLWFWGAGVLPDHVRSTYARICSDDEALTALGALAGARVSALPPRWSAGEGDLAVDLRRSRDLTALERDWLTPLAAELDAGRLSRIVLEFGDGEAYQLARGQRWRFWRRPLRSLQP; translated from the coding sequence ATGACCGCCGCCACCGCGACCCTGTTGCTGCCGCAGCGCGAGCGCTACGGCGGCCAGCGCCTGTCCGAGGACCTGGGCCGCCGGCTCGCGCGCGCCGATCGCGTCGCGCGCGAGGGCGATCCGCTGACGCGCGTGCTCGACATCCTGCCGCGCGGCTGGCCGGTGGCCGCGGCCACGCGCCAGCGCGACGCCGGCGACGCCGCGCACGCGGCCTGGCTGCGCGCCGATCCGGCCTACGTGCGGCCCGACATCAACGGCGCGCGCCTGCTCGCCTACGGCGAAGCGCTGGGCCTGGACGAGGCCGAGGCGGGCGAATTCCTGCGCAGCCTCAAACCGGCGTTCGGCGATGCCGGTTTCCCGATCGATGCGCCGCACCCCGCGCGCTGGTACCTGCGCCTGCCGCAGGGCGCCAAGCTGCCGCAGTTCGCCAGTCCGGAGACCGCGCTGGGCGCGGACCTGTTCGAACACCTGCCGGACGCGGCCGACAACAGCCCCGAAGGCCGGCGCTGGCGCTCGCTGCTGAGCGAGGCGCAGGTGATCCTGCACAACCATCCGCGCAACGCCCAGCGCGTCGCCGCCGGCCGCGCGCCGGTGAACTCGCTGTGGTTCTGGGGCGCGGGCGTGCTGCCCGATCACGTGCGCAGTACCTATGCGCGCATCTGCAGCGACGACGAGGCCCTGACCGCGCTGGGCGCGCTGGCCGGCGCGCGCGTGTCGGCGCTGCCGCCGCGCTGGAGCGCGGGCGAGGGCGATCTCGCCGTCGATCTGCGCCGCAGCCGCGACCTGACGGCGCTGGAACGCGACTGGCTGACGCCGCTGGCCGCCGAACTCGACGCCGGCCGCTTGAGTCGGATCGTGCTGGAGTTCGGCGACGGCGAGGCCTACCAGCTCGCGCGCGGCCAGCGTTGGCGTTTCTGGCGCCGTCCGCTGCGTTCGCTGCAGCCGTGA